A genomic region of Dactylococcopsis salina PCC 8305 contains the following coding sequences:
- a CDS encoding DMT family transporter → MVQNNKLSLVFLVLFFGVVGVSTAAIFIRLCLQVADESGLGFSLLIATFRLTIAALVLLPFVRIPSQFPVSKKGYICAIVAGITLSFHFATWITSLSFTSIAASTTIVTSNPIWVTILSWLWLKEKPKPLTILGIAIALIGGFFIAIGDAGSLSGGSNPLLGDGLALLGAFSVSLYFLLGKQAQNEGLSIGNYSAIAYTTAALFLMPLPFLFGINYWGYPSEIYLYLLGMAFFSQVLGHTSFNWAMRFISPTFVTLAILFEPVSASILGFFVFGEVPSVLVLIGAIILLLGSSIAIWGGQKN, encoded by the coding sequence ATGGTTCAAAACAATAAACTGAGCTTAGTCTTTCTGGTTTTATTTTTCGGTGTAGTCGGTGTTTCCACAGCAGCGATTTTTATTCGTCTCTGTTTACAGGTTGCTGATGAAAGTGGGCTAGGTTTTAGTTTATTAATTGCCACCTTTCGGTTAACGATCGCGGCGTTGGTTTTACTTCCTTTTGTCAGGATTCCATCTCAGTTTCCTGTTTCTAAAAAAGGCTATATTTGCGCGATCGTTGCGGGGATTACCTTGTCTTTTCATTTTGCAACTTGGATTACTTCTCTCTCTTTTACCTCCATTGCGGCTTCTACCACCATCGTTACCAGTAACCCAATTTGGGTGACAATTCTCTCTTGGCTGTGGTTAAAAGAAAAACCGAAACCCTTAACAATTTTAGGAATTGCGATTGCATTAATCGGCGGTTTTTTCATTGCTATTGGTGATGCGGGAAGTCTATCTGGGGGAAGTAATCCTTTACTGGGAGATGGTTTAGCCTTACTCGGTGCGTTTTCTGTTAGTTTATATTTTTTGTTAGGAAAACAGGCTCAAAATGAAGGTTTATCTATTGGTAATTACAGCGCGATCGCTTACACCACTGCGGCTTTATTTCTAATGCCGCTTCCGTTTCTCTTTGGAATTAATTACTGGGGTTATCCTTCTGAAATTTATCTCTATTTATTGGGGATGGCTTTTTTTTCCCAAGTTTTAGGACACACCAGTTTTAATTGGGCAATGCGATTTATTTCTCCGACGTTTGTCACTTTAGCAATTTTATTTGAACCCGTCAGCGCTAGTATTTTGGGATTTTTTGTGTTTGGAGAAGTGCCTAGTGTGTTAGTTCTAATTGGTGCAATTATTTTATTACTAGGAAGCTCGATCGCGATTTGGGGAGGTCAGAAGAATTAA
- a CDS encoding 2-succinylbenzoate--CoA ligase, producing the protein MEYPRNWLWERFNLCNGEDAWLNLDIDRLRTHTALLYQKTQKNSILLLNVKSYYQFLGSFFVGVAKNCQIFLGNSQWKPQEWKQVLSIVKPDLIIHETDLEIISSSPSSLETETTIMIPTGGSSGNIRFVKHNWKTLSASVTGFSRHFETEKVNCFCLLPLYHVSGLMQLMRALLTGGNLIVYPYKTIETAWRNQDLATLENLETFPQQDYFISLVPTQLQRLINFGAGHWLSQFKCVLLGGAPAWESLLETGRKYNIPIALTYGMTETASQIVTLKPDDFLAGNNSVGKVLPHAKISIRGEAGERLTKGKVGRIAIESESLGLSYYPDSDWNREEFVTDDLGYFDEENYLYIVGRNSRKIITGGENVFPDEVEAMILSIGLVTDVYVIGLPDQNWGEVISAVYVPKEDSITSSEIETKLKQYLSPYKIPKQWLTVKALPRNEQGKVNHRLVLSLWNNSRLGGEDETQHQSPKL; encoded by the coding sequence ATGGAATATCCTAGAAATTGGCTTTGGGAGCGATTTAACCTCTGTAACGGCGAGGATGCGTGGTTAAATTTAGATATAGACAGACTTCGCACCCATACAGCTTTACTGTACCAAAAAACACAAAAGAACTCAATATTACTTTTAAATGTGAAAAGTTACTATCAGTTTCTAGGGAGTTTTTTCGTTGGAGTCGCCAAAAACTGTCAGATTTTTTTAGGAAATTCTCAATGGAAACCCCAAGAATGGAAGCAAGTTTTAAGTATCGTCAAACCTGACTTAATTATTCACGAAACTGATTTAGAAATCATCTCTTCTTCTCCTTCTTCCCTAGAAACCGAAACAACAATTATGATTCCCACAGGTGGCTCGTCTGGAAACATTCGCTTTGTCAAACATAATTGGAAAACCTTGAGCGCTTCAGTAACAGGATTTTCTCGCCATTTTGAAACGGAAAAAGTCAACTGTTTTTGTCTGCTTCCCCTCTATCATGTTAGTGGACTAATGCAGTTGATGCGAGCTTTATTAACAGGTGGGAATCTGATTGTGTACCCGTATAAAACCATAGAAACTGCATGGCGCAATCAAGACTTAGCCACCCTAGAAAATCTAGAAACCTTTCCCCAACAGGATTATTTTATCTCTCTTGTTCCGACTCAATTACAACGGCTGATTAATTTTGGTGCGGGTCATTGGCTCTCTCAATTTAAATGTGTTTTGCTCGGTGGTGCGCCAGCTTGGGAAAGTCTTTTAGAGACGGGAAGAAAATATAACATTCCAATTGCTTTAACTTATGGCATGACCGAAACAGCCTCGCAAATTGTCACCTTGAAACCTGATGATTTTTTGGCGGGGAATAATAGTGTTGGTAAGGTTTTACCTCATGCCAAAATTTCGATTCGAGGAGAAGCAGGGGAAAGACTGACAAAGGGAAAAGTGGGGAGAATTGCGATCGAAAGTGAGTCTCTGGGTTTAAGTTATTATCCTGATTCTGATTGGAATCGAGAGGAATTTGTTACCGATGACTTAGGATATTTCGACGAAGAGAATTATCTGTATATTGTGGGTCGTAATAGTCGCAAAATTATTACTGGTGGTGAGAATGTTTTTCCAGATGAAGTGGAAGCAATGATATTATCGATCGGGTTAGTAACTGATGTTTATGTAATCGGTTTACCTGATCAAAATTGGGGAGAGGTTATCAGTGCCGTTTATGTTCCCAAAGAAGATTCAATTACGAGCAGTGAAATAGAAACAAAATTAAAACAATATTTGAGTCCTTATAAAATTCCCAAGCAATGGTTAACCGTTAAAGCGCTTCCTCGCAATGAACAGGGAAAAGTCAATCATCGTTTGGTTTTATCCCTCTGGAATAATAGTAGGTTGGGTGGAGAAGACGAAACCCAACACCAATCACCAAAACTGTAG
- a CDS encoding TdeIII family type II restriction endonuclease, with translation MRQISQETYQAIKNFLDQFLEELVQEYKARKLKEFETAKEYLTRSSSQGRLKPFQSAMIPIELLLINEFERGLSTRLGNTFEECARLLALDYHKTAIRQYNLTTQVSRSAYAEAEKQKEYYEHLVTNKSEKISFNQMAKRVVDAGKKNDLETVTLRVDLYVISQDGKEYFFEMKAPKPNKGQCLEVTQRLLRIHAIKQKLPPQINSYYAMSYNPYGSSREDYKWSYARNYMPFDDMVLIGEEFWNLIGGESAFEQLLNIYREVGEEKRKYLIEALAFHSP, from the coding sequence ATGAGACAAATCAGTCAAGAGACATATCAAGCAATTAAAAACTTTTTAGATCAGTTTTTAGAAGAGTTAGTTCAAGAATACAAAGCTCGTAAATTAAAAGAGTTTGAAACGGCTAAGGAGTATTTAACACGAAGTTCTTCACAAGGAAGATTAAAACCTTTTCAATCAGCAATGATTCCTATAGAATTACTATTAATTAATGAATTTGAGCGAGGTTTAAGCACTAGATTAGGAAATACTTTTGAAGAATGCGCCCGTTTGTTAGCCTTAGATTATCATAAAACTGCAATAAGACAATATAACTTAACGACACAAGTTAGCCGTTCCGCTTATGCTGAAGCAGAAAAACAAAAGGAATACTATGAACATTTAGTGACAAATAAATCGGAAAAAATCTCTTTTAACCAGATGGCTAAACGAGTGGTTGATGCTGGAAAAAAAAATGATTTGGAAACGGTTACTTTACGGGTAGATTTATATGTGATTTCCCAAGATGGAAAGGAATATTTTTTTGAAATGAAAGCACCGAAACCAAATAAAGGACAATGTTTAGAAGTAACACAACGTTTACTAAGGATTCACGCTATTAAACAAAAACTTCCACCTCAAATAAATAGTTATTATGCAATGTCATATAATCCCTATGGTAGCTCAAGGGAGGATTACAAATGGTCTTATGCAAGAAACTATATGCCTTTTGATGATATGGTTTTGATTGGGGAAGAGTTTTGGAATTTAATTGGTGGTGAATCGGCGTTTGAACAATTATTAAATATCTATCGGGAAGTTGGAGAAGAAAAACGAAAATATTTAATTGAAGCTCTAGCTTTTCATTCTCCCTAA
- a CDS encoding thiol-disulfide oxidoreductase DCC family protein codes for MSQNNQVNWQIKLLYDGECPLCVREVNFLQKRDAGRGLVKFVDIASDDYDPRNNGGVDFETAMGRIHGVLPDGTVVKNVEVFRRVYETLGMGWVYSITQLPLLGKIADVIYGIWADYRLTLTGRPNLKTIVEEKRRCSKEVCDR; via the coding sequence ATGTCTCAAAACAATCAAGTTAACTGGCAAATTAAACTCTTGTATGATGGAGAATGTCCCCTTTGTGTGCGAGAGGTCAATTTTCTCCAGAAACGAGATGCGGGTCGCGGTTTAGTCAAATTTGTCGATATTGCTTCTGATGACTATGATCCAAGAAACAATGGTGGTGTGGACTTTGAAACAGCAATGGGACGCATTCATGGGGTGCTTCCTGATGGTACAGTGGTTAAAAATGTGGAAGTGTTCCGCCGTGTTTACGAAACATTAGGCATGGGATGGGTGTATAGTATTACACAATTACCGCTTTTAGGAAAAATTGCTGATGTGATTTATGGCATTTGGGCAGATTATAGATTAACACTTACGGGACGACCGAATCTCAAAACAATTGTAGAAGAAAAACGGCGTTGTTCCAAAGAAGTTTGCGATCGTTAA
- a CDS encoding BrnA antitoxin family protein: protein MEAKYDFSHGKRGAIDPTPSGKTRITIRLDDDVLAWFRQSVHLAGGGNYQTLINEALRQYIQEQNPESLEDTLRRVVREELDRAH from the coding sequence ATGGAAGCAAAATATGATTTTAGTCACGGGAAACGAGGTGCTATTGACCCCACTCCGTCTGGAAAAACTCGGATCACGATTCGACTTGACGATGACGTTTTAGCTTGGTTTCGCCAATCGGTTCATTTAGCTGGGGGTGGAAATTATCAAACCTTGATTAATGAAGCACTACGTCAATATATTCAAGAACAAAACCCTGAATCTCTTGAAGACACTTTACGCCGCGTGGTGAGAGAGGAACTCGATCGCGCTCATTGA
- a CDS encoding DUF4926 domain-containing protein yields MTFPLFTQVALKEDIVKYNLQKGDVATIVEHYPTPEGEEDGYSLEGFNLSQITLEVTESQIEPISKNENKSQRKLSQKKRHFSLFRGYRKLGRMKS; encoded by the coding sequence ATGACATTTCCCCTATTTACACAAGTAGCTCTCAAAGAAGATATAGTCAAATATAACCTCCAGAAAGGAGATGTTGCTACGATTGTTGAACATTATCCCACGCCAGAAGGCGAAGAAGATGGGTACAGTTTAGAAGGGTTTAATCTTTCACAAATTACGTTGGAGGTCACAGAGTCTCAAATCGAACCGATTTCCAAAAATGAGAATAAAAGTCAAAGGAAACTTTCTCAAAAAAAAAGACACTTCTCACTTTTTAGGGGTTACAGGAAATTAGGGAGAATGAAAAGCTAG
- a CDS encoding 4a-hydroxytetrahydrobiopterin dehydratase has translation MAQLLSENDIQTQLNELSDWTQEGKFIKCTRKFKGFPEAVEFVNKLVEPAENAGHHPDLEISYNTVIIKMTSHDAGGLTEKDFNLARTISAIN, from the coding sequence ATGGCACAACTACTGAGCGAAAACGACATTCAAACTCAACTCAACGAACTTTCAGATTGGACACAAGAGGGAAAATTCATTAAATGTACTCGTAAATTTAAAGGCTTTCCCGAAGCCGTAGAATTTGTCAATAAATTAGTTGAACCAGCAGAAAATGCTGGACACCATCCTGATTTAGAAATCTCCTACAATACCGTTATTATTAAAATGACCAGCCATGACGCTGGAGGATTAACCGAAAAAGACTTTAATCTCGCTCGTACCATTTCCGCAATTAATTAG
- a CDS encoding o-succinylbenzoate synthase → MNFAPRIGGFGGVKTIKYQLAITNYNYPFRQPLKTSHGEWKIREGIIISLKDAEGNISYGEIAPLPNFGSETLKQAQKFCSQYSQGITETEINQIPEQFPACQFAFESALAGFSAAKINEDHLQLSCLLPPGKDALKQWQIGWEKGHQTFKWKIGVFSLQEELSWFEQLLNLLPDSTQIRLDANAGLTLAEAKQWLTLADACGKVEFLEQPLPPQQFPMMLELATTFSTPLALDESVGTLRQLETCYENGWRGIFVVKCAIAGSPRYLQQLCEQYFLDLVFSSAMETSIGRQAALQLAMKLSSRRALGFGVDHWF, encoded by the coding sequence ATCAATTTTGCCCCCAGAATTGGGGGTTTTGGAGGCGTAAAAACCATTAAATACCAACTTGCAATCACTAACTATAACTATCCTTTTCGCCAACCCTTAAAAACCAGTCATGGAGAATGGAAAATTCGAGAAGGAATCATTATTTCCTTAAAGGATGCTGAGGGAAATATTAGTTATGGAGAAATTGCGCCGCTTCCTAATTTTGGTTCAGAAACTCTCAAGCAAGCTCAAAAATTTTGTTCCCAATACTCACAAGGAATTACTGAAACTGAAATCAATCAGATTCCCGAACAATTCCCCGCTTGTCAGTTTGCTTTTGAGTCCGCATTAGCTGGGTTTTCTGCTGCTAAAATCAATGAAGATCATTTACAGTTAAGCTGTTTACTTCCCCCAGGAAAAGACGCTTTAAAGCAATGGCAAATCGGTTGGGAAAAAGGACACCAGACATTTAAATGGAAAATTGGGGTCTTCTCTTTACAGGAGGAATTATCTTGGTTTGAACAGTTACTGAATTTGCTTCCAGATTCAACCCAAATTCGTCTTGATGCCAATGCAGGTTTAACCTTAGCAGAAGCGAAACAATGGCTAACTTTAGCTGATGCTTGTGGAAAAGTGGAATTTTTAGAGCAACCGCTTCCTCCTCAACAATTCCCAATGATGCTGGAATTGGCGACGACATTTTCCACGCCTTTAGCCTTAGATGAATCAGTGGGAACATTGCGACAATTAGAAACTTGTTATGAAAACGGTTGGCGAGGAATATTTGTGGTAAAGTGTGCGATCGCAGGGTCTCCTCGTTATCTACAGCAATTGTGTGAGCAATATTTCCTTGATTTAGTGTTCTCTTCCGCGATGGAAACTTCGATCGGACGACAAGCTGCTTTACAATTAGCGATGAAACTCTCTTCCCGTCGCGCTTTGGGTTTCGGGGTTGATCACTGGTTTTGA
- the dcm gene encoding DNA (cytosine-5-)-methyltransferase — protein MNPVISGEQLKLFNPHLLKSFCQNRFTFIDLFAGIGGFRIALEKLGGKCLGYSEIDRDAREVYQKNFINYVNSDEIDLGDVKQIHHLPWRIDLIVGGVPCQPWSIAGKSGGFDDPRGRLWFDVIRIVELNQPQGFIFENVKGLTDPRHQKSFSYILESLTNSGYQVQWKVLNSYDFGLPQDRQRVFIVGNKTLDNDRIFFDFPQPLKQKPKLYNAINHISCQEVIKTKFPPEILYGGKNKIPPARGRFQKIDELNDFFIFADIRGGHTTIHSWDLIRTSEREKYICEVLRKNRRSKKYGNKDGNPLSFADLLTLIPDLKLRELEKLVKKNIIHYKERGYEFVNSKISSGINGISKIFMPYADAISTLTATGTKVFVSKIAIPCQTPDEYKRLFIKEVYRKRRFKSLTVKDYAQLQGFPDYFIPHPEERTAKKQFGNAVSVPVVFHLTQSLLLVILQNETNQSRDISSN, from the coding sequence ATGAATCCTGTTATCTCTGGTGAACAATTAAAATTATTTAATCCTCATCTTTTAAAATCCTTTTGCCAAAATCGGTTTACCTTTATTGATTTATTTGCTGGTATTGGTGGCTTTCGGATTGCTTTAGAAAAGTTAGGGGGAAAATGTTTAGGTTACTCAGAAATCGATCGAGACGCGAGGGAAGTTTATCAGAAAAACTTTATTAATTATGTTAATTCTGATGAGATTGATTTAGGAGATGTTAAACAGATTCATCATTTACCTTGGCGCATTGATTTAATTGTTGGTGGTGTTCCTTGTCAACCATGGTCGATCGCTGGAAAATCAGGAGGTTTTGATGATCCAAGAGGACGTTTATGGTTTGATGTTATTAGAATTGTGGAATTAAATCAACCACAAGGCTTTATTTTTGAAAATGTTAAAGGATTAACTGATCCCAGACATCAAAAGAGTTTTTCTTATATTTTAGAAAGTTTAACGAACAGTGGTTATCAAGTCCAGTGGAAAGTTCTTAACTCCTATGATTTTGGACTCCCTCAAGATCGGCAAAGAGTTTTTATTGTGGGAAATAAAACGCTAGATAATGACAGAATTTTCTTTGATTTTCCGCAACCATTGAAACAAAAACCTAAACTTTATAATGCAATTAATCACATTAGTTGTCAGGAAGTGATAAAAACTAAATTCCCTCCTGAGATTTTATATGGCGGAAAAAACAAAATCCCACCAGCAAGAGGACGGTTTCAGAAAATAGATGAACTCAATGACTTTTTTATTTTTGCTGATATTCGTGGCGGACATACTACCATTCATTCTTGGGATTTAATTAGAACCAGTGAACGAGAAAAATATATCTGTGAGGTTTTGCGTAAAAATAGACGTAGCAAAAAATACGGAAATAAAGACGGTAATCCTTTGAGTTTTGCTGATTTATTAACCTTAATTCCAGACTTAAAACTTAGAGAGTTAGAGAAATTAGTCAAGAAAAACATCATTCATTATAAAGAAAGAGGATATGAGTTTGTTAACTCCAAAATCTCTTCTGGAATTAATGGAATTTCTAAGATTTTTATGCCTTATGCTGATGCAATTTCTACCTTAACGGCGACAGGAACAAAAGTTTTTGTCTCTAAAATTGCCATTCCTTGTCAGACTCCTGATGAATATAAACGACTTTTTATTAAAGAAGTTTACCGCAAAAGACGTTTTAAGTCACTGACGGTAAAAGATTATGCTCAATTACAAGGATTTCCTGATTATTTTATTCCTCATCCTGAAGAAAGAACAGCTAAAAAGCAGTTTGGAAATGCGGTATCTGTTCCTGTTGTTTTTCATCTAACCCAATCTTTATTATTAGTGATTTTACAAAATGAGACAAATCAGTCAAGAGACATATCAAGCAATTAA
- a CDS encoding phosphoketolase family protein: MTVATIAQNKPLSEEQLEKMHAYWRATNYLSVGQIYLYDNPLLKEPLKQEHIKPRLLGHWGTTPGLNFIYVHLNRVIKQQDLNVIYLAGPGHGGPGLVANTYLEGTYTEYYPDISQDERGMKKLFTQFSFPGGVPSHVAPETPGSIHEGGELGYALAHAYGAVFDNPDLIAACVVGDGEAETGPLATSWHSNKFLNPVRDGAVLPILHLNGYKIANPTVLARLGDKELENLFIGYGYKPYFVDGSDPEAMHQLMAGTLDTILGEIKSIQSEARTNGFTKRPQWPMIILRTPKGWTGPKEVDGKKTEDYWRSHQVPFSDTQTNPEHIALLEEWMKSYKPQELFDENGTFRQDLAELAPKGERRMGANPHANGGILLKALKMPDFQDYAVEVSKPATTYAQATRISGEFLRDVMKMNPQTFRVMGPDETASNRLSALFEVTDRAWMAERLPEDENLSPDGRVMEVLSEHLCQGWLEGYLLTGRHGFFSCYEAFIHIIDSMFNQHAKWLKTTRDEIPWRQPIASLNYLLTSHVWRQDHNGFSHQDPGFIDHVVNKKADVVRIYLPPDANTLLSVTDHCLRSRNYVNVIVAGKQPELQYLDMDAAIKHCTAGIGIWEWASNDKGGEPDVVMACAGDTPTLETLAAVDILRQKFPDLKVRVVNVVDLMTLQPETEHPHGLSDREFNTIFTTDKPVVFAYHGYPWLIHRLTYRRTNHQNLHVRGYKEEGTTTTPFDMVVRNDLDRFHLVQDVIDRVPKLGYAAAYAKQELRDQLIEHHQYVTKYGIDLPEIRNWKWPY; the protein is encoded by the coding sequence ATGACAGTTGCAACTATCGCTCAAAACAAACCCCTGTCCGAAGAACAATTGGAAAAAATGCACGCCTACTGGCGAGCCACCAACTACCTTTCCGTCGGACAAATCTATCTCTACGATAATCCCCTCCTGAAAGAACCGCTCAAACAGGAACACATTAAACCCCGTTTACTGGGACATTGGGGAACAACCCCTGGTTTAAACTTTATCTACGTTCATCTCAACCGTGTCATCAAACAACAAGACTTAAATGTCATCTACCTCGCGGGTCCGGGTCACGGGGGGCCGGGTCTGGTCGCCAACACCTATCTTGAGGGAACTTATACCGAGTATTACCCAGATATCTCTCAAGACGAACGGGGAATGAAAAAACTCTTTACCCAATTCTCTTTCCCTGGCGGTGTTCCCTCTCATGTCGCCCCAGAAACCCCTGGTTCAATTCACGAAGGAGGGGAACTGGGATACGCTTTAGCACACGCTTACGGAGCAGTTTTTGATAATCCCGACCTCATCGCCGCTTGTGTGGTTGGAGATGGAGAAGCAGAAACTGGACCCCTCGCCACCAGTTGGCATTCTAATAAATTCCTCAATCCTGTCCGTGATGGTGCAGTTCTGCCGATTTTACACCTCAACGGTTACAAAATTGCTAATCCCACGGTTTTAGCTCGTTTAGGGGACAAGGAACTAGAAAACCTCTTTATCGGCTATGGTTACAAACCCTACTTTGTAGATGGATCAGACCCTGAAGCCATGCACCAATTGATGGCGGGAACACTTGACACTATTTTAGGGGAAATCAAAAGCATTCAATCGGAAGCGCGTACTAACGGCTTTACAAAACGTCCCCAGTGGCCGATGATTATCTTGCGGACTCCGAAAGGATGGACGGGTCCCAAAGAAGTGGATGGGAAGAAAACAGAGGACTACTGGCGCTCTCACCAAGTTCCTTTTTCCGATACGCAAACCAACCCAGAACATATCGCCCTCTTAGAAGAGTGGATGAAGAGTTACAAACCGCAGGAACTCTTTGATGAAAATGGGACATTTCGCCAAGATTTAGCAGAACTAGCCCCAAAAGGGGAACGACGCATGGGGGCGAATCCTCACGCTAACGGCGGGATTTTGCTGAAGGCGTTAAAAATGCCTGATTTTCAGGATTATGCAGTGGAAGTGAGCAAACCAGCGACCACTTACGCTCAAGCGACGCGCATTTCGGGAGAGTTTCTCCGTGATGTGATGAAAATGAATCCCCAAACTTTCCGTGTCATGGGACCGGATGAGACGGCTTCTAATCGCTTGAGTGCGTTGTTTGAAGTCACCGATCGCGCTTGGATGGCGGAACGTCTCCCAGAGGATGAAAATTTATCTCCTGATGGTCGGGTGATGGAAGTTTTAAGCGAACATCTCTGTCAGGGATGGTTAGAAGGATATCTCTTAACGGGACGACATGGGTTCTTTTCCTGTTATGAAGCGTTTATCCATATCATTGATTCCATGTTTAACCAACACGCCAAATGGTTAAAAACCACTCGTGATGAGATTCCCTGGCGACAACCGATCGCGTCTCTCAATTATCTTCTCACCTCTCACGTTTGGCGACAAGATCACAATGGCTTCTCTCACCAAGACCCGGGTTTCATCGACCATGTGGTCAATAAAAAAGCGGATGTGGTTCGCATTTATCTTCCCCCTGATGCCAATACTCTGTTATCGGTAACGGATCACTGTCTCCGCAGCCGCAATTATGTCAACGTCATTGTTGCGGGAAAACAGCCAGAATTACAATATCTGGATATGGATGCGGCAATCAAACACTGTACCGCAGGAATTGGTATCTGGGAATGGGCGAGTAATGATAAAGGGGGCGAACCCGATGTGGTGATGGCTTGCGCTGGTGATACTCCCACTTTAGAAACTTTGGCTGCGGTGGATATCTTGCGTCAAAAATTCCCTGATTTAAAAGTGCGAGTGGTGAATGTGGTTGATTTGATGACGTTACAGCCAGAAACGGAACATCCCCATGGACTGTCCGATCGAGAATTTAATACCATCTTTACCACTGATAAACCCGTTGTGTTTGCTTATCATGGCTATCCTTGGTTAATTCATCGTCTCACCTATCGTCGCACGAATCACCAAAACCTCCACGTGCGCGGTTACAAGGAAGAAGGAACAACCACAACGCCCTTTGATATGGTGGTCAGAAATGACTTAGATCGCTTCCATTTGGTGCAAGATGTGATCGATCGCGTCCCGAAATTAGGATATGCTGCGGCTTATGCGAAACAAGAGTTACGAGATCAACTGATCGAACATCATCAATATGTGACCAAATACGGCATTGATCTGCCAGAAATCCGTAATTGGAAGTGGCCCTATTAA
- a CDS encoding DUF6883 domain-containing protein: MTYFSPNVIIAKAKLTQYLLVPLPKDDKSKYLAKGGYSLDNWQQLETDIREQILSQEATLIETTRFGQKYEIRGNLIGPNGVTLPVLTVWMTTPKETKFVTLVPDQKRL; the protein is encoded by the coding sequence ATGACTTATTTCTCCCCTAACGTAATCATTGCTAAAGCTAAATTAACTCAATACCTATTAGTTCCTTTACCTAAAGACGATAAATCTAAATATTTAGCCAAAGGGGGCTATTCCCTCGACAACTGGCAACAACTTGAAACAGATATCAGAGAACAAATTTTATCTCAGGAAGCAACGCTAATTGAAACAACAAGATTTGGTCAAAAGTATGAGATACGAGGAAATTTAATCGGACCTAATGGGGTCACTTTACCCGTCCTTACCGTGTGGATGACAACTCCTAAAGAAACAAAATTTGTTACCTTAGTACCAGATCAAAAGCGTCTTTAA
- a CDS encoding DUF192 domain-containing protein: MLRLSWLSLFCCILLISCAPSDPSVAESETTLTESLGQELPITAIAQMGGKTIKLEVAKTPEQQAIGLMYREELPADQGMLFPMNPPREPRFWMKNVEIPLDMIFVREGKIRAIAHDVPPCEEDPCLTYSPEVIIDQVIELRGGQAKALGLEIGDSIEIKSVQ, encoded by the coding sequence ATGTTGCGTTTAAGTTGGCTGTCCCTATTTTGTTGTATATTGTTAATTAGCTGCGCTCCCAGTGACCCCTCCGTTGCTGAATCGGAAACGACGCTCACTGAATCACTAGGTCAAGAACTTCCCATCACTGCGATCGCGCAAATGGGAGGAAAAACGATTAAATTAGAAGTAGCGAAAACCCCCGAACAGCAAGCGATCGGGCTGATGTATCGAGAGGAATTACCCGCCGATCAAGGGATGCTATTTCCGATGAATCCGCCACGAGAACCACGATTTTGGATGAAAAATGTCGAGATTCCTTTAGATATGATTTTTGTGCGAGAGGGAAAAATTCGCGCGATCGCCCACGATGTTCCCCCTTGTGAGGAAGACCCCTGTCTCACTTATAGCCCAGAAGTAATTATAGACCAAGTGATTGAACTACGGGGAGGACAAGCGAAAGCATTGGGATTAGAAATCGGTGACTCGATCGAGATCAAATCAGTTCAATGA